One part of the Bdellovibrio sp. KM01 genome encodes these proteins:
- the lnt gene encoding apolipoprotein N-acyltransferase codes for MMKKAVQLFKHKAFDLRWALLSGILVGTSYIPFPPWALLFCYVPLWISVTDDNSLSLKRTFWSGWLTQFVLSAIGFHWIAYTAHEFGAMPWIVSYTALLLFCAFMHLYIPAAAVAGVWLQRKLQLSRTQALFSIALLHALLERISPVIFDWHLGYTLIGAHIPAYQWADVIGFAGLSALILLTNAWVASIWLSFRQKRQSLIQIVALTLVLVFLVAAGNFHKAPWDHFDREFKTTLIQANIGNSEKIQAEQGRGAQEFITRKFTSMTMEAFAKFPDTDIFVWPETAFPDYLDQRLLARKHTQILASAMTGLDRPILAGAYSRSPVLDPHRDEATFNALFLIDAKGNNLDAPYLKTNLLAFGEYLPLSEKFPILLKWLPFISNFGRGSGPRALSWNRPTESIHLGGQICYEGLDAKFSRGLAEENSDILVNVTNDSWFGKTFEPKQHMYMTLARAIETRRPLIRSTNTGISTVIWANGDLQQTSPIHEEWSGQFTVKYRKDAPLTAYVKWGHLDWIILLFALFGIVLTGVFHARSRRP; via the coding sequence ATGATGAAGAAAGCCGTTCAATTATTCAAGCACAAAGCCTTCGATTTACGTTGGGCATTACTCTCGGGAATTTTGGTTGGAACAAGCTACATTCCCTTTCCACCTTGGGCTTTGCTTTTCTGCTATGTTCCCCTCTGGATTTCTGTCACTGACGATAATTCACTCTCTTTGAAACGTACTTTCTGGAGTGGATGGCTGACGCAATTTGTGCTTTCTGCCATTGGTTTTCACTGGATTGCCTACACTGCACACGAATTCGGGGCCATGCCTTGGATAGTTTCCTACACGGCACTGCTACTTTTTTGTGCTTTCATGCATCTCTACATTCCCGCAGCAGCCGTCGCGGGAGTTTGGTTGCAGCGAAAACTCCAACTCTCCAGAACCCAAGCCTTGTTCTCAATTGCCTTGCTGCATGCGCTGCTCGAGCGTATTTCGCCGGTCATCTTTGATTGGCACTTAGGGTACACTTTGATCGGCGCCCACATCCCGGCTTACCAATGGGCCGATGTGATTGGCTTTGCGGGACTTTCCGCACTGATTTTGCTGACTAACGCCTGGGTGGCGTCGATCTGGCTGAGCTTTCGCCAAAAACGCCAAAGCCTTATCCAAATCGTGGCTTTGACCCTGGTTTTGGTTTTTCTGGTCGCGGCCGGCAACTTTCACAAAGCTCCGTGGGATCATTTCGATCGCGAGTTCAAAACAACTCTGATCCAAGCCAACATTGGCAACTCCGAAAAAATTCAGGCCGAACAAGGCCGCGGTGCTCAAGAATTCATCACTCGCAAGTTCACTTCCATGACCATGGAAGCTTTTGCGAAATTTCCTGACACGGATATTTTCGTATGGCCAGAAACCGCGTTCCCAGATTATTTGGATCAAAGACTTTTAGCGCGCAAGCACACACAAATTCTTGCGAGCGCCATGACCGGCCTTGATCGCCCGATCCTGGCAGGCGCTTACTCGCGCAGCCCCGTTTTAGATCCTCACCGCGATGAAGCGACCTTCAATGCCTTATTCCTGATAGATGCCAAAGGTAACAACCTGGATGCACCTTACTTGAAAACAAATCTTTTAGCTTTTGGGGAATACCTGCCTTTAAGCGAAAAGTTTCCGATTTTGTTGAAATGGCTTCCGTTCATTTCAAATTTCGGCCGAGGCAGTGGCCCGCGGGCTTTGTCTTGGAACCGCCCAACGGAAAGCATTCACTTGGGTGGTCAAATTTGTTACGAAGGATTGGATGCAAAATTCTCTCGCGGCCTCGCTGAAGAAAATTCTGACATCCTGGTCAACGTGACCAATGATTCTTGGTTTGGAAAGACTTTTGAACCCAAGCAGCACATGTACATGACTTTGGCTCGCGCTATCGAGACCCGTCGCCCCTTGATTCGCTCTACCAACACGGGAATCAGCACGGTGATTTGGGCCAATGGTGACCTTCAACAAACTTCTCCTATTCATGAAGAATGGTCGGGGCAGTTTACTGTAAAATACCGCAAGGATGCTCCGCTGACGGCCTATGTGAAATGGGGCCACTTGGATTGGATCATTCTTTTGTTCGCGCTTTTCGGCATCGTTCTAACTGGAGTCTTTCATGCAAGATCTCGCCGTCCTTGA
- the clpA gene encoding ATP-dependent Clp protease ATP-binding subunit ClpA: MMSRELERKLAEATELAKRNRHEFVTLEHILLVLSESPVMVEILEACAVNVQRLRQDLREHLKVGIPQITDEQLGSYGGFDSWNPEFTLACHRLIQRAAIQMKSAGRNQISEGSLLISLFYEQDSHATFALARQGLTQFDIINYVSHGITKDGKDHDVPPSAAPRSSEYNQESFEEGRGSPLESFCVNLNEKAKAGKLDPLIGREDVIERAVQVLCRRTKNNPLLIGEPGVGKTAVAEGLAQKIVAGEVPEKLKSAVIYSLDLGGLLAGTKFRGDFEGRLKAVVKEIAKRPHTILFIDEIHTIVGAGATSGGSMDASNLLKPALANGEISCIGSTTHQEYRQYFEKDRALNRRFQKIDINEPTNEDCIRILTGLRKSYEDFHHVKYSDAALRAAVELSQKHIHGKLLPDKAIDVLDEAGAHFRLKDSTTQEISIDTSEIEETIAKMTGLPIATISSTEKTQLRDLDKKIKALIFGQDDAIDRLVASIKFARSGLGRPNKPIGSFLFTGPTGVGKTEVCRQLAQIMGVHFERFDMSEYMEKHAVSRLVGAPPGYVGYEEGGLLTEAVSKHPYCVLLLDEIEKAHPDINNILLQVMDAGRLTDSNGRVADFKNAIIVMTSNAGAAETARGTIGFVEENRSLLSMDAIKKTFAPEFINRLDAVVSFRDLSDEMVLKITQKFVDELKMVLLQKKVEMNVSQDVIKWLMKKGFDKVYGARPLARTVDEHLKKALVDELLFGRLMDGGRVNVELDKDILRFQFSTTPNGGQGQKNQKQPVTT, from the coding sequence ATGATGAGCCGCGAGCTTGAACGCAAGTTAGCTGAAGCCACAGAACTCGCAAAACGCAATCGCCACGAGTTCGTAACCCTTGAGCACATCCTGTTGGTTCTTTCAGAGTCCCCTGTCATGGTGGAAATTCTGGAAGCTTGTGCGGTGAACGTACAACGCCTTCGTCAGGATCTACGCGAACATTTGAAAGTGGGAATCCCACAAATCACGGATGAACAACTGGGTTCATACGGTGGATTTGATTCCTGGAATCCAGAGTTTACTTTGGCCTGCCACCGTTTGATTCAACGAGCTGCTATTCAAATGAAAAGTGCTGGTCGAAATCAAATCAGTGAAGGCAGTCTTTTGATATCTTTGTTCTACGAACAAGACAGTCATGCGACCTTTGCCCTCGCTCGCCAAGGGCTTACCCAGTTTGATATTATTAATTATGTTTCTCACGGCATAACAAAAGATGGAAAAGATCACGATGTTCCTCCATCGGCCGCCCCCCGTTCTTCAGAATACAACCAAGAATCATTCGAAGAGGGCCGCGGCTCTCCCCTTGAAAGTTTCTGCGTAAATCTGAATGAAAAAGCGAAAGCGGGAAAACTAGATCCACTGATTGGTCGTGAAGATGTGATTGAACGCGCGGTACAAGTTCTTTGCCGTCGTACTAAGAACAATCCTCTACTGATTGGTGAACCCGGAGTGGGTAAAACTGCCGTTGCCGAAGGTCTGGCGCAAAAGATCGTGGCCGGAGAAGTTCCAGAAAAATTGAAATCTGCAGTGATCTATTCCTTGGATCTTGGAGGATTGCTGGCTGGTACAAAGTTTAGAGGTGATTTTGAAGGTCGCTTAAAAGCGGTTGTAAAAGAAATCGCTAAACGTCCTCATACGATTCTTTTTATTGATGAAATTCATACGATTGTTGGGGCTGGCGCTACCAGCGGCGGCTCGATGGATGCGTCGAATTTATTAAAACCCGCACTTGCGAATGGCGAGATCAGCTGTATTGGTTCGACCACTCATCAGGAGTACCGTCAGTATTTTGAAAAAGATCGTGCCCTGAACCGTCGTTTCCAGAAAATCGACATCAACGAGCCTACCAATGAAGATTGCATTCGCATCCTGACGGGTCTTCGTAAATCTTACGAAGACTTCCATCATGTGAAGTATTCAGATGCAGCCTTACGCGCGGCAGTTGAATTATCCCAAAAACATATTCACGGAAAACTCCTGCCCGACAAAGCGATCGACGTTTTGGATGAAGCCGGAGCCCACTTTCGCTTAAAAGATAGCACCACTCAAGAGATCAGCATTGACACGAGTGAGATCGAAGAAACAATCGCTAAAATGACGGGACTTCCGATTGCGACGATTTCTTCCACCGAAAAAACTCAATTACGTGATCTGGATAAAAAAATCAAAGCTCTTATCTTTGGTCAAGACGACGCCATCGATCGCCTCGTGGCTAGTATCAAGTTTGCTCGCAGCGGCTTGGGTCGCCCGAACAAACCTATCGGCAGCTTCCTTTTCACTGGCCCGACAGGCGTTGGTAAAACCGAAGTCTGTCGTCAGCTAGCGCAAATCATGGGTGTTCATTTTGAACGCTTTGATATGAGTGAATACATGGAAAAACATGCGGTCTCTCGCCTGGTCGGTGCGCCTCCGGGATACGTGGGATATGAAGAAGGTGGTTTACTGACCGAAGCCGTTAGTAAACACCCCTACTGCGTGCTCTTACTGGATGAGATCGAAAAAGCTCATCCTGATATCAACAATATCTTGTTGCAAGTAATGGATGCAGGTCGCTTGACGGATAGCAATGGCCGCGTTGCAGACTTTAAGAACGCCATCATCGTAATGACATCCAATGCGGGCGCAGCAGAAACTGCACGCGGAACAATAGGTTTCGTGGAAGAAAATCGCAGCCTTCTTTCGATGGATGCGATTAAAAAGACTTTTGCTCCAGAATTCATCAATCGCCTGGATGCAGTCGTTTCATTCCGTGATCTTTCTGACGAAATGGTTCTAAAAATCACTCAGAAATTTGTGGATGAATTAAAAATGGTTCTTCTACAGAAAAAAGTAGAAATGAATGTCTCTCAAGATGTGATCAAATGGTTGATGAAAAAGGGTTTCGACAAAGTTTACGGCGCCCGTCCTTTGGCAAGAACAGTCGACGAACATCTGAAAAAAGCTTTGGTTGATGAACTTCTTTTTGGACGCTTGATGGATGGTGGACGTGTCAATGTGGAGCTCGACAAGGACATTTTGCGGTTCCAATTTAGCACCACTCCCAACGGTGGACAGGGTCAAAAAAATCAAAAACAGCCAGTTACAACGTAG
- a CDS encoding lytic transglycosylase domain-containing protein, which produces MPRLFIALSFLSVLMGCATTSRQDTRFEKRLIPQDNPEWVRLYLEAAEKKTSAPKLACANYKELSNHQDFPIKDLALLRAYESCPADEKLNTLPESINPWYADLFADIRLKESLETSDLKDDLHAYLAKAGVENNKKKKEDYLQKALAAAKKIDSQEYVVEVQAQLYKISPRLNPTPPFKELSAVAMDFRFNRDFDEALGVYKKILSSKEASTDDKFQATKNVRMTYKVAQRRQDYINATSELVNTTKKQYRENKKDRKALARYHDALVLLARTLWTEDQTSMAVKTLTEANRQLRGIYPMDEVYFIQGRIEEEKGHFEKALEFYEESYKQPISQAGLRDKLAWLKSWNYYKLQRFDEAAASLQQMRDTIKDPSDKMRAKFWLGRALKNSNKTAESTTELESLIKEDPLGYYGMMAYRELNREYPAIKGNAQDSASASILGLDELQGRLRLQIEWLIAVNEKPFAEKALNQASDDLKKAGITSEKTWLTMFSAYARAGLYMPLFSTLGTLQPEVKDRLLNDHPDLLFPQPYRDIVAGASEKSGIPQEFIYAIIRQESAFNPEARSPVDAFGLMQLLPSVSKNLAATYKLEYKEALDLYKPEINIPLGAFELKTLMKKYNNQYILAVSGYNANDSAIRGWLKTRYRDDAVEFIEEVPYEETRAYIKLTMRNYVFYDRLLHSQSAVKFPEDLLRLKK; this is translated from the coding sequence ATGCCTCGTTTATTTATTGCCCTCTCATTTCTTTCAGTTCTTATGGGTTGCGCGACCACCTCGCGCCAAGACACTCGCTTTGAAAAAAGATTGATACCGCAAGACAACCCGGAATGGGTTCGTCTGTATCTTGAGGCTGCAGAAAAGAAAACATCTGCGCCGAAGCTTGCCTGCGCAAATTATAAAGAGCTTTCAAATCACCAGGATTTTCCGATCAAAGATTTGGCTTTGCTTCGTGCCTATGAATCCTGCCCGGCTGATGAAAAACTAAATACGCTTCCGGAGAGTATCAATCCTTGGTATGCGGATTTATTTGCCGACATCAGACTTAAAGAATCTTTAGAGACATCGGATTTGAAAGATGATCTGCATGCCTACCTGGCAAAGGCTGGCGTTGAAAACAACAAAAAGAAAAAAGAAGATTACCTTCAAAAGGCTTTGGCCGCCGCCAAAAAAATCGATTCACAAGAATACGTGGTAGAGGTTCAAGCCCAGCTATACAAAATTTCTCCTCGTCTAAATCCCACGCCGCCCTTCAAAGAACTCAGTGCCGTGGCCATGGATTTCCGATTCAATCGCGATTTCGACGAAGCTCTTGGAGTCTATAAAAAGATTCTGTCTTCCAAAGAAGCATCAACTGACGACAAATTCCAGGCGACCAAAAACGTCCGCATGACTTACAAGGTTGCGCAACGTCGCCAGGATTACATCAACGCGACGTCTGAGCTTGTGAACACGACGAAAAAACAATATCGCGAGAATAAAAAAGATCGCAAAGCTTTGGCCCGCTATCACGATGCCCTGGTCCTGCTTGCCCGAACACTATGGACTGAAGATCAAACATCAATGGCGGTAAAAACCCTGACCGAAGCCAACCGTCAGCTTCGCGGCATTTATCCAATGGATGAAGTGTACTTTATCCAAGGACGCATCGAGGAAGAAAAAGGCCATTTCGAAAAGGCTTTGGAATTCTATGAAGAAAGTTATAAGCAGCCGATCAGCCAAGCCGGACTTCGTGACAAATTGGCGTGGTTGAAATCCTGGAACTACTACAAACTGCAACGCTTTGATGAAGCAGCAGCAAGCCTGCAACAAATGCGCGACACCATTAAAGATCCTTCCGATAAAATGCGCGCGAAGTTTTGGCTGGGCCGTGCTTTAAAAAATTCGAATAAAACCGCTGAATCCACGACCGAACTTGAAAGCCTTATTAAAGAAGATCCATTGGGTTATTACGGAATGATGGCTTACCGCGAACTCAACCGCGAATATCCAGCCATCAAAGGCAATGCACAAGACTCTGCCAGTGCAAGTATTTTGGGATTGGATGAACTGCAAGGGCGCCTTCGCCTGCAAATTGAATGGTTGATTGCTGTTAACGAAAAGCCCTTTGCCGAAAAAGCGTTGAACCAAGCTTCTGACGATCTCAAGAAAGCTGGTATTACTTCCGAAAAAACGTGGCTGACGATGTTTTCAGCTTATGCTCGCGCAGGGCTTTACATGCCGTTGTTCTCTACCCTTGGAACACTGCAACCGGAAGTAAAGGATCGCTTGCTAAATGACCATCCCGATCTTTTATTCCCTCAACCCTATCGCGACATCGTTGCTGGTGCTTCTGAAAAGAGTGGAATTCCACAGGAGTTCATCTATGCGATCATTCGACAGGAATCTGCATTTAACCCTGAGGCGCGCAGCCCTGTTGACGCCTTTGGATTGATGCAGCTGCTACCGAGTGTGTCGAAGAACCTCGCCGCAACTTACAAATTGGAATATAAAGAAGCTTTGGACCTTTATAAGCCTGAGATCAATATTCCACTCGGCGCATTTGAACTTAAGACTTTGATGAAGAAGTACAACAATCAATATATCCTTGCGGTTTCCGGCTATAACGCCAATGACTCCGCCATACGCGGTTGGTTAAAAACTCGATATCGTGATGATGCTGTCGAGTTTATTGAAGAGGTTCCTTATGAAGAAACTCGAGCATACATCAAGCTAACCATGAGAAACTATGTGTTCTATGATCGCTTGCTTCACAGTCAATCTGCAGTGAAGTTTCCTGAAGATCTTTTAAGGCTAAAAAAGTAA
- a CDS encoding UDP-N-acetylglucosamine acyltransferase, which produces MSISSLRNVKHANQIHPTAIIDESAVLGEGNYIGPFCIIGKDVVIGNGNRLEAHCSIGTPPEHKDFWHGTFKSVEVGDNCIIREYATVNSGTIRNTIIGNNVSLLHASYVAHDCIVGDNVTLSGNAAMGGHCTIFEGANIGLNVSIHQYSFVGHYSMIGMGTVITKKSLIEPTKTYVGNPARFLKENQHAIKKNNLNIKDIERFNREFQAALSAAKN; this is translated from the coding sequence TTGTCTATTTCAAGCCTCAGAAACGTTAAACACGCTAATCAAATTCATCCGACTGCAATCATCGACGAAAGCGCTGTGCTAGGTGAAGGCAATTATATTGGTCCCTTCTGTATAATTGGCAAAGACGTTGTTATAGGTAACGGCAATAGACTTGAAGCGCATTGCTCTATTGGAACCCCTCCAGAACACAAAGATTTTTGGCACGGAACTTTCAAGTCCGTAGAGGTCGGCGATAACTGCATCATTCGCGAATATGCGACTGTAAATTCTGGAACAATTAGAAACACGATCATTGGTAACAATGTAAGCTTGCTTCATGCTAGTTATGTAGCTCATGATTGCATCGTTGGAGACAATGTTACCCTTTCCGGAAATGCGGCCATGGGTGGCCACTGTACGATATTTGAAGGCGCTAATATCGGGCTCAACGTATCAATTCACCAATATAGCTTTGTCGGTCATTATTCTATGATTGGCATGGGAACCGTGATTACGAAAAAAAGCCTCATCGAACCAACAAAGACTTACGTAGGAAATCCAGCTAGATTCTTAAAAGAGAACCAACATGCGATTAAGAAGAACAATCTAAATATAAAAGATATCGAAAGATTTAATAGAGAATTCCAAGCCGCTTTATCAGCAGCAAAAAACTAA
- the htpX gene encoding protease HtpX, with protein MSFFKRIGLFILTNLMVMVTIGIVWSIISSVFGLNKLNNYIPYMMVFCAVWGMGGAFISLMMSKWMAKMFHGVQIIEPNNQNPQLRHLVNTVHDIARRAQLPKMPEVGIYESADINAFATGPSKSNSLVAVSTGLLQRMNEKELEGVLAHEVAHIANGDMVTMTLIQGIVNAFAMFFSRILANIIASNVDEKLRGIVHFAVVIIGDIAFTLLGSFVVNYFSRKREFRADAGGAKFSSRENMIAALEKLRTVYDLPIPPEEGQTATLMISNRDKGGLAGLMMTHPPLEVRIEVLQRGGRL; from the coding sequence ATGTCTTTTTTTAAACGCATCGGTTTATTCATTCTGACCAACTTGATGGTGATGGTAACCATCGGTATCGTCTGGTCTATTATCAGCAGCGTATTCGGGCTGAACAAACTGAACAACTACATCCCGTACATGATGGTATTCTGTGCTGTCTGGGGTATGGGTGGCGCCTTTATATCTTTGATGATGTCCAAATGGATGGCAAAGATGTTTCATGGCGTTCAAATCATTGAACCCAACAATCAAAATCCACAACTTCGTCATTTGGTGAATACGGTGCATGACATCGCTCGTCGCGCACAGCTTCCGAAAATGCCTGAAGTTGGTATCTATGAATCAGCAGATATCAACGCCTTTGCAACAGGCCCTTCTAAATCCAACTCTTTGGTAGCGGTTTCTACAGGTCTTTTGCAAAGAATGAACGAGAAAGAACTAGAAGGCGTGCTTGCCCACGAAGTGGCGCATATCGCAAACGGCGACATGGTTACTATGACCTTGATCCAAGGTATCGTGAATGCGTTTGCGATGTTCTTCTCTCGTATTTTGGCGAATATCATAGCTTCGAACGTCGATGAAAAACTTCGTGGCATTGTTCACTTTGCCGTTGTTATCATTGGTGACATCGCCTTTACGTTGCTGGGATCATTCGTTGTAAACTACTTCTCTCGCAAAAGAGAATTTCGTGCAGATGCTGGCGGGGCGAAATTTTCGTCACGTGAGAACATGATTGCAGCCCTTGAAAAGCTGCGCACAGTTTATGATCTGCCAATTCCACCAGAAGAAGGTCAAACAGCGACGCTAATGATTTCCAACCGCGACAAAGGCGGCTTGGCTGGACTTATGATGACTCACCCACCGCTTGAGGTTCGCATCGAAGTGCTTCAACGCGGCGGTCGTCTGTAA
- a CDS encoding glycosyltransferase family 2 protein — protein MQSNRPSILLVIVNFNQSHEITNFLSTVKGFWPLEHAVIVDDGSTDASLQIIAQSNIKTLHHPVNQGVGAAIRTGILHAKAHQYEAVLIMSSNGKMIPAEIPTVVNPLINGTADYVTGSRFVDGGNSPGLTIFRRVSIPIFSTFCTLLLGRRFSDITCGFRAYKIAFLFNGTCDINQLWLSRYELEYYIHYWACQNKLRIAEVPVTIKYSHLGKNRKSKIRPFVDWWSMMKPLIYLRFKIRQ, from the coding sequence ATGCAGTCTAATCGCCCATCTATATTGCTGGTAATTGTAAACTTCAATCAGTCTCATGAAATTACCAACTTCCTTTCAACCGTAAAGGGGTTTTGGCCTTTAGAGCATGCCGTTATTGTAGATGACGGCTCGACAGACGCTTCCCTGCAGATTATTGCTCAATCAAACATCAAAACACTTCATCATCCTGTTAATCAAGGTGTCGGTGCCGCCATAAGAACGGGCATATTACACGCAAAGGCACATCAATATGAAGCAGTGCTGATTATGTCTTCCAATGGAAAGATGATTCCCGCCGAAATACCAACTGTCGTAAATCCCCTCATCAACGGGACTGCCGACTATGTCACAGGAAGTCGCTTTGTAGATGGCGGAAACTCACCCGGCTTGACTATATTCAGAAGAGTTTCAATTCCAATCTTCTCTACGTTTTGCACCCTTCTACTAGGTCGCAGATTTTCTGATATCACCTGCGGATTTCGAGCGTATAAAATTGCTTTTCTATTTAACGGTACGTGCGATATCAATCAACTGTGGCTTTCTCGCTATGAATTAGAATACTACATTCACTATTGGGCCTGCCAAAATAAGCTTCGGATCGCCGAAGTTCCTGTGACGATAAAATATAGCCACCTAGGGAAGAATCGAAAAAGTAAAATTCGTCCCTTTGTTGACTGGTGGTCAATGATGAAGCCACTTATATACTTAAGATTTAAGATTCGCCAATGA
- a CDS encoding S8 family peptidase, whose amino-acid sequence MFSRKWLLASGAVGVIFFGGLGAYLYFSDASSPSRSQSSSKFNKEGRLFETSKITSQTDRVEDEPSALFNDPAISQAWGLKKSDAARAWSVTRGSKDIVVAVIDTGIDEHHEDLDKNLWLNPGETGKDAQGRNKATNGIDDDGNGFVDDVHGWNFVSNNNKLDDNHGHGTHIAGIIGAEAGNGKGITGIAPEVSIMVLKYYDPKVPNTDNLKNTVAAIKYAVKMGAKIINYSGGGTEFSQEEHDAVQEAEKAGILFVAAAGNERSNSDQHHYYPADYKLSNIISVTAYDPSVQVLNSSNYGVETVDIAAPGQNILSCLPGNSYGYMTGTSQATAFVTGAAVLVMANKQGASTAVEVKKYILATGDAQTQLASKTRTSRQLNLYKALTILDQGVSASGVVTVNVDSMQKMGGDPNEAPAGAAVNDVSRFGRSLLNAIGNKPKPSRVGTKGTDGDNF is encoded by the coding sequence ATGTTTTCTCGCAAGTGGTTGTTAGCATCAGGTGCTGTCGGCGTGATCTTCTTTGGCGGTCTGGGTGCATACTTATATTTTTCAGATGCCTCCTCCCCTTCACGCTCCCAAAGCTCCAGCAAATTCAATAAAGAGGGTCGCCTTTTTGAGACCTCTAAAATCACTTCGCAGACAGATAGAGTCGAAGATGAACCAAGTGCCTTATTCAATGATCCCGCCATCAGCCAAGCATGGGGTTTGAAAAAATCTGATGCTGCTCGCGCCTGGTCTGTGACCCGTGGAAGTAAAGACATTGTTGTCGCCGTTATCGATACCGGTATCGACGAACACCACGAAGACTTGGATAAAAATCTTTGGTTAAATCCAGGCGAAACTGGGAAAGACGCTCAAGGCCGCAACAAAGCCACCAATGGAATCGATGACGACGGCAATGGCTTTGTCGATGACGTTCATGGTTGGAATTTTGTCTCTAATAACAATAAACTCGACGACAATCACGGTCACGGAACTCACATCGCAGGGATCATTGGTGCTGAAGCTGGCAATGGTAAAGGCATCACTGGAATCGCTCCCGAAGTGAGCATCATGGTATTAAAGTACTACGATCCAAAAGTACCTAACACCGATAATTTAAAAAACACAGTGGCAGCAATCAAGTACGCCGTAAAAATGGGCGCTAAGATCATCAACTATTCTGGGGGTGGTACTGAATTTTCCCAAGAAGAACATGATGCCGTTCAAGAAGCGGAAAAAGCCGGCATACTCTTTGTTGCAGCGGCTGGCAATGAGCGCTCCAACTCTGACCAGCATCACTACTATCCTGCAGATTATAAACTTAGCAATATCATCTCGGTAACGGCTTACGATCCATCCGTTCAAGTTTTGAACTCTTCGAACTATGGTGTTGAAACTGTAGATATCGCAGCCCCAGGGCAAAACATCTTGTCTTGCTTACCAGGGAACTCTTACGGTTACATGACCGGTACCTCTCAGGCCACAGCTTTCGTAACGGGCGCTGCCGTCTTGGTAATGGCGAATAAACAAGGTGCTTCAACTGCCGTGGAGGTTAAAAAGTACATCCTGGCGACTGGCGATGCTCAAACTCAGCTGGCATCGAAAACTCGCACATCACGCCAATTGAATCTCTACAAAGCTCTAACGATCTTAGATCAAGGCGTTTCGGCTTCAGGAGTAGTCACCGTCAATGTGGATAGCATGCAGAAAATGGGCGGCGATCCGAACGAGGCTCCAGCAGGTGCTGCCGTAAATGACGTCAGCCGCTTTGGTCGCTCGCTTCTCAATGCGATTGGGAATAAACCAAAACCGAGTCGAGTTGGTACTAAAGGCACAGACGGCGACAACTTCTAA